In Dioscorea cayenensis subsp. rotundata cultivar TDr96_F1 chromosome 11, TDr96_F1_v2_PseudoChromosome.rev07_lg8_w22 25.fasta, whole genome shotgun sequence, a single genomic region encodes these proteins:
- the LOC120272346 gene encoding chaperone protein dnaJ 11, chloroplastic-like — protein MIATLSLSSQFLGPRIADSRRASLPRSPRSQISASYAAAPERPPPIRASTAPSGSSTLYDVLGIGSGASAPEIKAAYRRLARACHPDVVKGSSADEFLRIHAAYTTLSDPMKRADYDRSLAAPDRLHRVSFSPFYGYTRRSWETDQCW, from the coding sequence ATGATCGCCACGCTCTCTCTCTCCTCCCAATTCCTCGGCCCCCGGATCGCCGATTCCCGCCGCGCATCCCTTCCTCGTAGTCCCCGATCTCAGATCTCCGCCTCCTACGCCGCCGCGCCGGAACGGCCACCGCCGATCCGCGCCTCCACTGCCCCCTCCGGCTCCTCCACCCTCTACGACGTCCTTGGCATCGGCTCCGGCGCTTCGGCTCCTGAGATCAAGGCGGCTTATCGCCGGCTCGCCCGCGCCTGCCATCCCGACGTCGTGAAGGGCTCCTCCGCCGACGAGTTCCTGCGCATCCACGCCGCCTACACCACCCTCTCCGACCCCATGAAGCGCGCCGACTACGATCGCAGCTTGGCGGCTCCCGATCGGCTCCACCGTGTGAGCTTCTCTCCGTTCTATGGTTATACTCGCCGGTCCTGGGAAACGGATCAGTGCTGGTGA